The genomic interval CACGTGCAGGCCGTCCTTCGCCTCCATGCACTCGGTGGAGACGCCGGGACCGATGATTTCCGAGAGACCGTAAAGATCGATGGCGCTGATATTCAGCTTCTTTTCGATCTCTTTTCTCATGACAGTGGACCAGGGTTCTGCGCCGAAGAACCCTGACTTGAGCTTCATTTTTTTGAAATCCGATCCCACCTCCTCGGCGACTTCCGCAAGGTGGAGGGCATATGACGGTGTACATGTCAGGACGGTCGGCCCAAAATCCTGCATGATCATGATCTGACGCTTGGTATTGCCGCCGGATATTGGAATCACCGATGCGCCGAGCGTCTCCGCCCCGTAATGAAATCCCAGGCCGCCGGTGAAGAGACCATATCCGTAGGCGTTATGGATGATGTCGTGCTTTGTGGCGCCTCCCGCGACAAGGACCCTGGCCATAAGCTCCGACCAGGTTTCGATGTCTTTCTTCGTATATCCAACAACCGTGGGCTTGCCGGTGGTACCGGAAGAGGCATGGATTCTGACTACGTCCTCCATCGGTACGGTAAAGAGTCCAAAGGGGTAATTGTCTCTGAGATCCTGTTTATAGGTAAAGGGAAGACGCTTCAGGTCATCGAGGGATGTGACATCCTCCGGCTTGATGCCCGCATCGTCGAAACGCTTCTTGTAAAAAGGAACCTTCTCATATACCCGCTTCACCACGTTTTGCAGGCGCTTGAGCTGCAGCGCCTCCAATGCCTCTCTCGGCATCGTTTCATATTCTTCGTTATATATCATACAATTCCTCCAGTCTACGCCACCTGCTTTATCTCTCGTCCCGCATGAAACGCCTTCAGGTTCACATCGAGGATTTTCGACGGAAGACGATCACTCATAATGTCCGCCCACGTATTTTCCGGCATGTCGATATACAGGGAAAGATGCCCCAGTATGACCGTGCTGACGGTTTTTGGATTGCCGACTTCCCTCGCAATACCCACACCGTCTATAAGCGTTGTGCGGGGAAAATTCGCCCTCACAAGCTCCGGTATTCCCTCCGGATAGGTTTTTGCCCCCAGGGAAACGGACGGCGGATTGAGGCGGTAATCATTGAGGATAATGACGGTCTCTTTCTTCAAGTAATCGGTATAACGAAGGGTCTCCAGAAGCTCCAGACTGTAGAGAATATCAACCTCACCCTTCCTGATGAGGGGAGAGAAAACCTTGCGACCGAAACGCACATGGCTTGTAACGCTGCCGCCCCTCTGGGCCATGCCGTGCACCTCACTCTTTTTTACATCACGTCCCGCCGCCAGGAGGGCCTCGGACAGCATGTTCGATGCCATGATAATCCCCTGCCCGCCGACGCCCGCCATCAATATGTTCGTTATTTTATCTTTCACGATTCATGGTACCTTTACGATTGCGTCGAATTTGCATAACTGCTGGCACATCGTACATCCGATGCAGAGCATCTCGTCGATGACGGACCGTCCCTTTTTACCCTTGCCGTTTATCCCCTCCGGATCCCAGCCGATAGCGGGACATCCCAGCATGATACACGCCTTGCATCCGGTGCATTTATCATGATCGACCGAGAGGACCTCCCACTCTTTCCGACGTGCACCCTTGAGAAGCACGCAGGGTGATTCGGATATGATCACCGAGATCTCGTCCACGTCAAGCTCTTCCGTAACGATCTCTCTCGTCTTTTGTATATCATACGGATCGACCTTTCTGACCCGATTGATTCCGATTGATTTCGCCAGTGCCGGTATATCAACCCTGTGGGTATCCTCGCCCATGAGGGTTTTTCCCGTTCCGGGATTCTGCTGTGCCCCGGTCATGGCGGTGGTGCGATTGTCCAGTATACATATTGTCGCCGACGACTTATTGTACGCGGCGTCGATGAGTGGTGTTATCCCGGAATGGAAAAACGTCGAATCTCCTATGACCGCCGCGACTTTCCCCTGCCCCTCTTTTCCCATTACCTTGTCGATACCCACTGCGTGCCCGATGCTGGCCCCCATGCAGAGGCAGGTATCGATTGCCTGAAGCGGCGGCAGAAACGCCAGTGTATAGCAGCCGATATCGCCAGCGACGAACACCTTACTTTTGGATAACGCGTAAAATATCCCCCGGTGGGGACAACCGGGACACATATTCGGCGGCCTGGGAGGAAGCTCCGGCTTTTCCATCGGCACGGATTCCTTGAACACGTACCCGGAAAGCGAAGATGCGACGATATCGGGATTCAGCTCACCCAGTATCGGAACGTTCTCCTTCCCGGATGTCTCAAGGCCCATTGCGCGAACCTGCTCCTCGATAAACGGGTCGAGTTCTTCGATCACTAGGAGTCGCTTCACCTTCCCGGAAAACTCTCTGATGAGTTTTTCGGGAAGGGGATACACCATGCCCAGCTTTAAGTATGACGCGTTCGGGAAAATCTCCTTCGCATACTGGTAGGAGATTCCCGCCGTGATGATGCCGATATCGGTGTCATTGATTTCCATGACATTTTCGCGGAAAGTATCGGCGAACTCACGGAGCCTCTTCATCCGTTCTTCAACGACGACGTGACGCTTCCGGGCGTTGGCGGGAAGCATCACCAGCTTCGGGGGATCCTTCACGATGGAAACCTTCCCGGCATGCGTTGTTCTATCGGGCTCGGAAAGAGAAACCGAAGACTGGGAGTGGGATACACGTGTGGTGCTCCTGAGGAGCACCGGGGTGTCGAACTGTTCTGAGATATCCAACGCCAGGGCGACGTAGTCCTTGGCCTCCTGGCTGTCCGCGGGATCCAGCATTGGAACCTTGGCGAACTTTGCGTAATTGCGATTGTCCTGCTCATTCTGGGAGCTGTGCAGCTCCGGATCGTCGGCGGTGACGAGCACCATCCCCCCCCGGATTCCGGTGTAGGAAAGGGTAAAGAGCGGGTCCGCCGCCACGTTCACCCCCACGTGCTTCATCGCCACAAGGGTTCTTGCCCCCGCATAGCACGCGCCGACGCCCACCTCCAGGGCCACCTTTTCGTTCGGCGACCACTCACAGTAAATGCCATCGTAGGAAATGAGATTTTCCAGGATTTCGGTGGATGGTGTGCCCGGATATGCCGACGCGAACAGCACACCCGCCTCATACGCGCCCCGGGCGATTGCCTCGTTGCCGCTGAGAAGCTGCTTCCGATGTGTTACGGACATTGACTATTCCTATTGTTCGGTGTCGTCCGCCATTGTACCATCGGAGGAATCATCGGACGACTCATCTAATCCCTCTTCAATATCCAACTCGAAATCGCCCGTATCATCAAGCAGCAGGTCCTCAGGTGAAAGCGTGAGTGTATTGTATCGCTCTGAATAGCGCTCGGCCTCTTCCGTGTCGCCTCCCTTTTCCAGAACGCGTATCAGGTATGTCATTGCCTCCAGGTCGTCGGCGTCGGCCAGCGTCTTGTAGACTTCCGCCGCCTCATCATATGACCCATCGGCCTCCAGAGCGTATCCTCTGTTGAGAACGGCAATGCGGGAGAGCGGTTCATCAAGCCTCTCGGACGCCTTCCGATACATCTCGGCGGCTTCCGAATATTCTTCAAGATCATACAGCACATGACCGCGGTAGAGAAATGCCAGGGGGCGTACCTTTGACATGCGGTATGAATCGGTAATGGTGGAAAATGATAACAGCGCTTTTTCCAACTCGTCACTGTTATACCCGCCGGCATCATGATAGGTGGTGACGCCTCGATTGAATATCTCTTTTGCAGCTGTTTGTCTTTTGAAAAAGACAATTGAAAAGACAATCGCTGCGATCGCAAGGGTAATGACCGCGACGGTGGCTATGAAAATGATTCTTTCGTTTATCTCAATGAATCCCAGAATCTTTTCCCAGGTGGTTAAAAGTTCATCTCGATCTTTTTGGTTTTTTTTTCGTGAGACTTTAATTTTTTTTGCCAACGATATACACTCCCGGCTCTATGCCGCATCTCGGATGGGAAAAAATAGCGTGTTTTAGGCGCTTTCCATGTTGACTTTCCCTTCAAAAAAGGCGCCATCGGCAACTTCGAGGTTTCTGCATTCCATATCGGCTGCGATATTCGCGGTGGCGGCAAGTTGGATTTTATTCGTCGCTTTCAAAAATCCCTCAACCTTCCCCTCTACCATGACATCTGTGGCGGTAATCTTTCCCGTCACCTTTCCTTTTTCACCAACGTATACACTTGCCTGAATATCAATATCTCCGTCGACTTCTCCGTTGATCAGGATGTCTTCGGAACCGGTCAGGTTGCCGGTGAATTTTGTATCGATACCGACAACGCACTCGCAATGACTTCCCGAGCCGTCAGAGCTTTTTCTATTCATACAATACCCCTATCTTATTTTTCCAGTAAAAATAAACAGTTAAAGCTATATAGCAAAATATGAAATCTTTGTCAAGAGCTAAAAGGCGTGATGCACAAAGAATGAGCGTATGTTTCGATGCTTCCTGAAATCTTCCGTGTATCTCCTGTTTTTTTGTCACAATACGGTACTTCTGGTATAATGATTTGCGGTTTTCATTGATCACTCGTTCATCATTATATCGAAAACCGTGAATAATCCTGTTTCATCACCAACGGCATCACGTATATATGACATTTATATATAAAAAAATAAGGATATTTTCGTCATGCTATCACAAATTCATCCCAACGGGACAATTATCCTGACGAGAAGCCAGATCGTCGACCTCGTCGATCTGGACGAATATATCGACACCATTGAAGACGCATTTCGCATGTATGCAGAGGGTAAGGGTGTCGGCATTGGAATGCTTCATGCGGATATCACCGAGGGTATCGAGTTCCATATAAAATCCGGAGGCATCACCCTTACAAAGCCCTACTTCGCCCTCAAGGTGAACGGAAGCTCCTTCCAAAATAGAAGGAAATATAATCTCCCGAACATTATGGGAGCGATCATCCTCTTTGACGGTGACATGATATTCCCCCTGGCCGTTCTTGATTCCATCGAGATCACCATCCGCCGCACAGGGGCGGCAACGGCCGTTGCGGCGAAATACCTTGCCAAAACGGATTCCCAAACCGTCTGTATCGTGGGATACGGCACCCAGGGAAAAATTCAACTGACGTGCCTTTCCCGGGTGCTTTCCATTAAAAACGCGTTTGTAACCGGGAGAAACAAAGAGTCAGGAAACGCATTCGCCGACACGATGTCCAGAGAACTCGGCATCCCGGTTGCCTTTGTCTCCGATATTGATGATGCCGTCTCCCGAAGCGACGTCGTCGTCACGGCGACTCCATCGCGATCACCGCTCTTTGATGCGTCCGCTCCCCGCCCCGGCACTTTTATCGCCGCCGTGGGGGCGGACAGCCCCGAAAAGAATGAGCTGGATCCCACCCTTCTCGGTCGGGGCGTCGTTATCTGTGATATCACCGATCAATGCGCCCGGGTTGGAGAGCTTCACCATGCCATTGGCGCAGGCGTCATAACAACTGACCGGGTACGGGGTGAACTGGGCGACATCATCACCGCCAAAAAGCCGGGACGGACCAACGATGCCGAAATCATCATCTTCGATTCCACCGGCACCGCCATCCAGGATGCTTCCGCCGCCGCTATCGTCTACGAAAAGGCCCTGGCATCCGGAAGGGGCTTTCTTGTCAATCTGATGTCATAGCCTGTGGGGCATCATAGATCAACGATGTTTTGAGGGACGAGACAAATCCGCCGACCTCCTCGAGAAGTCGTTTTTTGTCATCACCTTGTTTTTCAATAATATCAACCAGGGCGCTTCCCACCACCACACCGTCAGCAATGCTCCCCAGTTGCGACGCCATTTCCGGACTCGATACGCCGAAGCCGACGGCAACCGGAATCTTCGCCATTTCTCTTACCCGTTCGATGCCGCCTGCGAGGTCTTCCGGCAGTTTGTCCCTGGCGCCGGTGACCCCGGTCACCGACACATAATATAAAAACCCATTCGCCTCTTCAATGATGCCGGAAATCCGCTCACCATCGCTGACCGGGGAAACCAGCGTGATGAAATGAATCCCCTCTTTTTCTGTAAATCGGGTGAGCTCGTTCTTCTCCTCAGGCGGCAGGTCCACCACCAACACGCCGTCTACACCCGCCTTCGCCGCGGCCTTCGCAAATCGCTTCGGCCCATAGGAAAGTATCGGATTGTAATACCCGAACAGCACGATCGGGACGGTGAGCTCGTCCCTGAGTGATGAAACCATATCTAGAATCCGTGTAAGAGTGACCCCGTTGTCCAGCGCCCTCTTTGCGGCGCGCTGTATAGTGGGTCCGTCCGCCATCGGATCGGAAAAGGGAATCCCCACCTCGATGATGTCGGCGCCCGCGTTCTGAATCGTCTTCAACAGCTCTTCCGTCGTTTCGATATCCGGGTCGCCCGCCGTCAAGTATATCACCAACGCCGCTTCGTTCTTTTCCTCAAGGCGTGAAAACACTGCATCAATTCTATTCATAGAGATTCACCTCCATATGTTCCGCAACGGTGTGGATGTCCTTATCGCCCCTGCCGGATAAGCACACGACAATCTTCTTATCCTTGGACATCGAAGGTGCGATGCGGATAGCCTCCGCCACGGCATGGGCGCTTTCCAGCGCCGGCATGATGCCCTCGGTCGTGGTCAGTTGTGTAAAGGCATCGAGGGCGGCCTGATCGTCCACTGCGGTGTACCGAACGCGTTTCGTGTCCTTGAAGAGGCTGTGCTCCGGACCCACACCCGGGTAGTCGAGGCCTGCGGATATGGAGTGTGTCTCGGTGATTTGCCCGTGATCATCTTGGAGCACATACGACTTTGATCCGTGGAGAACGCCGACCCTCCCGCGGCACAATGACGCCGCGTGTCTTCCGGTATCCAGGCCGTCACCCGCCGCCTCAACGCCGATCATGTCTACCTCACGGTCGTCAACGAAGGGATAAAACATCCCCATGGCGTTGGATCCGCCGCCGACACAGGCCACGAGGCAGTCCGGCAGGCGGCCGTTGGTCTTTCTCGTCTGCTCTTTGGTCTCTTTTCCGATCACCGATTGAAAATCCCGCACCATCATCGGATAGGGGTGGGGGCCAGCAACGGAGCCGATGATGTAAAAGGTATCCCTGACGTTCGTCACCCAGTCCCGGAGCGCCTCGTTCATGGCGTCTTTCAGGGTCCTCGATCCCGACGAGACCGGGATCACCCGCGCCCCCAAGAGCCGCATGCGAAAAACGTTGATGGATTGACGTCGAATGTCCTCGGTGCCCATGTAGACATCACACGTCATGCCGAAGAGCGCCGCCACCGTTGCAGCGGCGACGCCGTGCTGCCCCGCTCCGGTCTCCGCGATCAGGCGGCCCTTGCCCATGCGCCGGGCCAGTATCGCCTGACCGAGTGTGTTGTTGATCTTGTGGGCTCCGGTATGACACAGGTCCTCTCGCTTCAGCCAGATTTCCGCCCCCCCCAGTTTTGCCGAGAGTCCCTTCGCCTGATAGAGCGGCGTGGGCCGTCCCACATATTCCTTCAGATAGAAATCCAGCTCGTGAAACAGCGCCATCTGGTCCCTGTGGTGGATATACGCCTCCTCCAGTTCCACAACCGCGGGCATCAGCGTTTCAGAGACGTATCGTCCCCCGTACATGCCGTAATGCCCCGCCTTGTCCGGGTATTGCATGAGTTTTATGCTCCTTGTATCTGTCCGTCAATGATGCGTACGCTTTCTAAAAAGCGTGCGATTTTTTCATGATCCTTTCTCTCCGGAGAGTCTTCCACTCCCGAGGAGACATCCACCCCGTATGGTCTGACGCGATCGATGAGATCGGCGACGTTTTCCGGCCTCAATCCTCCCGCCACGATGATCCTCCTCCCCCTCGCATACCTTTTCGCGATATCCCAGTCGAACGCGACGCCGGTCCCCCCCTTTTCACCGGGTATGAAAGTATCGAGCAGCACCGTTTGTTCTTCCGGTATCGATTCCAGCTCCCGCTCTCCGGTACCGTCCCCCATCCGTACCACTGGAATAATCGACGAGGGAGATATTCCAAGTGAGGCACGCTCGGCGTTCATGACCTGAACTGCATTAACCCCGCTCTCTCTATAGACCCGCAGCACATAATCATTTCGCTCGTCGGCAAACACGCCGATCGTCTGGATGAACGGCGGAAGCACATCGATGATGTCGCGCGCCTGTTTCGGCTCGATGTATCTTCGGCTGGGTCGATGAAACACGAAACCGACGGCGTCCGCCCCGTGATCTGCGGAAACCAGCGCGTCGTCTACCCGGGTAATCCCGCATATTTTCACCCGTGTTCGTCCGAAATTGAATGTCACTCTGCACCTCCACGTATGAGTTCAGACAACGCTTTCTCGACATTCCCTGCACGCATGAGGCTCTCACCCACCAGCACCCCCTTCACTCCGGTCCGAACAAGGCGCCTGACATCGTCGCCCGATGATACGCCGCTGGCGCTCACCACCGTGACGTCCTTCGGCATTTCCGTCATGATGCGTTCTGTTGTGGCAAGATCGGTGACGAACGTTTTCAAATCCCTGTTGTTTATGCCGACAAGTGTTGCCCCCGCACCAATCGCACAGTCCCGTTCGGACGCTGTGTGCACCTCGACGAGGCAATCAAGCCCGATCTCTTCTGCCTGAGACATGAGACTTGTGAGCAGATCGTCATCCAAAATTGCACAGATGAGCAGTACCGCATCGGCTCCCGCCGCCCTCGCCTCGTAGAGCTGATAGGGATCGAATATAAAATCCTTCCTGAGGACGGGGATCGCAACCCGCCTTCGAGCGCGGATCAGGTGATCAAGACATCCCCCGAAATGATCCTCCTCGGTCAATACAGAGAGTGCACTCGCCCCCCCCTCCTGATACGAGACGGCGATCGCCTCCGGGTCGACTGATCCCGCGATGACACCCACAGACGGGCTCTTCGCCTTTATCTCCGCGATGACGGCGACGCCGTCCCGATCTCGAATCGCTCGGTGAAATCCCCGTGTGTCCCCTTTATCGTCGATTCTCCCCATCAGCTCGTCGATGCCGATCAGGTTCTTCCGTGCCGTTACAGATTCCCGCTTTTTGTCGACGATGGCGTCCAGTATCGTTCCGGACTTCACCGGAATCCTGCGAGTGGAGGCCTTCATCA from Candidatus Zymogenaceae bacterium carries:
- a CDS encoding ornithine cyclodeaminase family protein, whose translation is MLSQIHPNGTIILTRSQIVDLVDLDEYIDTIEDAFRMYAEGKGVGIGMLHADITEGIEFHIKSGGITLTKPYFALKVNGSSFQNRRKYNLPNIMGAIILFDGDMIFPLAVLDSIEITIRRTGAATAVAAKYLAKTDSQTVCIVGYGTQGKIQLTCLSRVLSIKNAFVTGRNKESGNAFADTMSRELGIPVAFVSDIDDAVSRSDVVVTATPSRSPLFDASAPRPGTFIAAVGADSPEKNELDPTLLGRGVVICDITDQCARVGELHHAIGAGVITTDRVRGELGDIITAKKPGRTNDAEIIIFDSTGTAIQDASAAAIVYEKALASGRGFLVNLMS
- a CDS encoding phenylacetate--CoA ligase, with the protein product MIYNEEYETMPREALEALQLKRLQNVVKRVYEKVPFYKKRFDDAGIKPEDVTSLDDLKRLPFTYKQDLRDNYPFGLFTVPMEDVVRIHASSGTTGKPTVVGYTKKDIETWSELMARVLVAGGATKHDIIHNAYGYGLFTGGLGFHYGAETLGASVIPISGGNTKRQIMIMQDFGPTVLTCTPSYALHLAEVAEEVGSDFKKMKLKSGFFGAEPWSTVMRKEIEKKLNISAIDLYGLSEIIGPGVSTECMEAKDGLHVFEDHFIPEIIDPVTEEVLPPGSQGELVFTTITKEAFPVIRYRTRDISTLNYDPCVCGRNFARMARVSGRTDDMLIIRGVNVFPSQIESVLLEIEGVEPHYQIMVDRDGALDILGIDVEVNETVFSDEIKNLQNLEKRIEHDIKDILGVSATVKLVEPKTIKRSEGKAVRVIDKRKI
- a CDS encoding polymer-forming cytoskeletal protein is translated as MNRKSSDGSGSHCECVVGIDTKFTGNLTGSEDILINGEVDGDIDIQASVYVGEKGKVTGKITATDVMVEGKVEGFLKATNKIQLAATANIAADMECRNLEVADGAFFEGKVNMESA
- the trpB gene encoding tryptophan synthase subunit beta, whose protein sequence is MQYPDKAGHYGMYGGRYVSETLMPAVVELEEAYIHHRDQMALFHELDFYLKEYVGRPTPLYQAKGLSAKLGGAEIWLKREDLCHTGAHKINNTLGQAILARRMGKGRLIAETGAGQHGVAAATVAALFGMTCDVYMGTEDIRRQSINVFRMRLLGARVIPVSSGSRTLKDAMNEALRDWVTNVRDTFYIIGSVAGPHPYPMMVRDFQSVIGKETKEQTRKTNGRLPDCLVACVGGGSNAMGMFYPFVDDREVDMIGVEAAGDGLDTGRHAASLCRGRVGVLHGSKSYVLQDDHGQITETHSISAGLDYPGVGPEHSLFKDTKRVRYTAVDDQAALDAFTQLTTTEGIMPALESAHAVAEAIRIAPSMSKDKKIVVCLSGRGDKDIHTVAEHMEVNLYE
- a CDS encoding phosphoribosylanthranilate isomerase; the encoded protein is MTFNFGRTRVKICGITRVDDALVSADHGADAVGFVFHRPSRRYIEPKQARDIIDVLPPFIQTIGVFADERNDYVLRVYRESGVNAVQVMNAERASLGISPSSIIPVVRMGDGTGERELESIPEEQTVLLDTFIPGEKGGTGVAFDWDIAKRYARGRRIIVAGGLRPENVADLIDRVRPYGVDVSSGVEDSPERKDHEKIARFLESVRIIDGQIQGA
- a CDS encoding indolepyruvate oxidoreductase subunit beta is translated as MKDKITNILMAGVGGQGIIMASNMLSEALLAAGRDVKKSEVHGMAQRGGSVTSHVRFGRKVFSPLIRKGEVDILYSLELLETLRYTDYLKKETVIILNDYRLNPPSVSLGAKTYPEGIPELVRANFPRTTLIDGVGIAREVGNPKTVSTVILGHLSLYIDMPENTWADIMSDRLPSKILDVNLKAFHAGREIKQVA
- a CDS encoding tetratricopeptide repeat protein — encoded protein: MAKKIKVSRKKNQKDRDELLTTWEKILGFIEINERIIFIATVAVITLAIAAIVFSIVFFKRQTAAKEIFNRGVTTYHDAGGYNSDELEKALLSFSTITDSYRMSKVRPLAFLYRGHVLYDLEEYSEAAEMYRKASERLDEPLSRIAVLNRGYALEADGSYDEAAEVYKTLADADDLEAMTYLIRVLEKGGDTEEAERYSERYNTLTLSPEDLLLDDTGDFELDIEEGLDESSDDSSDGTMADDTEQ
- the trpC gene encoding indole-3-glycerol phosphate synthase TrpC — translated: MKASTRRIPVKSGTILDAIVDKKRESVTARKNLIGIDELMGRIDDKGDTRGFHRAIRDRDGVAVIAEIKAKSPSVGVIAGSVDPEAIAVSYQEGGASALSVLTEEDHFGGCLDHLIRARRRVAIPVLRKDFIFDPYQLYEARAAGADAVLLICAILDDDLLTSLMSQAEEIGLDCLVEVHTASERDCAIGAGATLVGINNRDLKTFVTDLATTERIMTEMPKDVTVVSASGVSSGDDVRRLVRTGVKGVLVGESLMRAGNVEKALSELIRGGAE
- a CDS encoding tryptophan synthase subunit alpha, with the protein product MNRIDAVFSRLEEKNEAALVIYLTAGDPDIETTEELLKTIQNAGADIIEVGIPFSDPMADGPTIQRAAKRALDNGVTLTRILDMVSSLRDELTVPIVLFGYYNPILSYGPKRFAKAAAKAGVDGVLVVDLPPEEKNELTRFTEKEGIHFITLVSPVSDGERISGIIEEANGFLYYVSVTGVTGARDKLPEDLAGGIERVREMAKIPVAVGFGVSSPEMASQLGSIADGVVVGSALVDIIEKQGDDKKRLLEEVGGFVSSLKTSLIYDAPQAMTSD
- the iorA gene encoding indolepyruvate ferredoxin oxidoreductase subunit alpha, which translates into the protein MSVTHRKQLLSGNEAIARGAYEAGVLFASAYPGTPSTEILENLISYDGIYCEWSPNEKVALEVGVGACYAGARTLVAMKHVGVNVAADPLFTLSYTGIRGGMVLVTADDPELHSSQNEQDNRNYAKFAKVPMLDPADSQEAKDYVALALDISEQFDTPVLLRSTTRVSHSQSSVSLSEPDRTTHAGKVSIVKDPPKLVMLPANARKRHVVVEERMKRLREFADTFRENVMEINDTDIGIITAGISYQYAKEIFPNASYLKLGMVYPLPEKLIREFSGKVKRLLVIEELDPFIEEQVRAMGLETSGKENVPILGELNPDIVASSLSGYVFKESVPMEKPELPPRPPNMCPGCPHRGIFYALSKSKVFVAGDIGCYTLAFLPPLQAIDTCLCMGASIGHAVGIDKVMGKEGQGKVAAVIGDSTFFHSGITPLIDAAYNKSSATICILDNRTTAMTGAQQNPGTGKTLMGEDTHRVDIPALAKSIGINRVRKVDPYDIQKTREIVTEELDVDEISVIISESPCVLLKGARRKEWEVLSVDHDKCTGCKACIMLGCPAIGWDPEGINGKGKKGRSVIDEMLCIGCTMCQQLCKFDAIVKVP